From Cryptomeria japonica unplaced genomic scaffold, Sugi_1.0 HiC_scaffold_94, whole genome shotgun sequence, a single genomic window includes:
- the LOC131864820 gene encoding aspartic proteinase nepenthesin-2-like — MAHKNAITLVVANLTICCFFSLLCSEEARGGPHLERNSAIARLKRMEASIKAVQSGRTETQLGGAVAPLIRLPTTHVVNIGIGTPPRNFRGKVDTGSDLIWFQCDPFNGSRRYTLPMFYPEDSSTYRPVPCSSSLCSALGNSTCALDCQYSHIYSGSWSTQGELSFETFTMADTSGAAHSFGGIAFGCSHIVQGDGLEEANGVVGLGRGQLSLISQIGESKFSYCLSFEYNGSPFHDIDRFSTPLLLGSAAELNGIGVQSTMVINNTVLPKLNSYYYFSVEGITLGNVSLNIPRGTFDIQSNGSGGFIIDSGTHYTVLPHAAFTAVASVLDSVLGLPRSNDSKAGLSVCYSSPYYDYIPDVNMTFHMLGADYIVEGKHNFVQYTESGPTKIGNLLCLAMLDMDEASVAGVPAVLGSFQQQDYHILYDNAKQRLSFTPTRCRSLYMSSYLQSKAPIPILGCHFLLPLLLLYFVAFSLTV, encoded by the coding sequence ATGGCACACAAAAATGCGATCACATTAGTTGTGGCGAATCTAACAATATGTTGTTTTTTCAGTTTGCTCTGTTCAGAAGAAGCGCGTGGAGGCCCCCATTTGGAAAGGAATTCCGCCATTGCTAGGCTCAAAAGAATGGAAGCCTCGATTAAAGCTGTGCAATCAGGAAGGACCGAAACCCAACTGGGTGGCGCTGTTGCTCCTTTGATCCGCTTGCCCACAACACATGTAGTGAACATTGGCATCGGAACCCCACCAAGAAATTTCCGAGGAAAAGTGGACACGGGAAGCGATTTGATTTGGTTTCAGTGCGATCCCTTCAATGGCTCTAGGAGATATACTCTTCCTATGTTCTACCCAGAAGATTCCTCCACATACAGACCGGTTCCCTGCTCTTCTTCCCTCTGCTCTGCCCTTGGCAATTCAACTTGTGCGCTGGACTGTCAATATTCTCATATATACAGCGGAAGCTGGAGCACGCAGGGAGAACTGTCATTCGAGACGTTCACCATGGCGGATACATCCGGGGCTGCGCATTCCTTTGGCGGAATAGCGTTTGGGTGCAGCCATATCGTTCAGGGAGATGGCTTGGAGGAGGCCAATGGCGTAGTGGGGCTCGGCCGAGGACAATTATCGCTTATCTCACAGATTGGAGAATCCAAATTTTCCTACTGCTTATCTTTCGAATACAATGGATCCCCCTTTCATGACATTGACAGATTTTCGACGCCTCTCCTGTTGGGCAGCGCAGCCGAGTTGAACGGCATAGGAGTGCAGTCGACGATGGTGATAAACAACACAGTCCTGCCCAAGCTTAACAGCTACTATTATTTCTCCGTGGAAGGAATAACTCTGGGGAACGTGTCTCTCAATATTCCACGAGGAACGTTCGATATACAATCAAATGGAAGCGGGGGATTCATCATCGACTCTGGAACACACTACACAGTTTTGCCGCACGCTGCCTTCACTGCAGTGGCATCTGTTTTAGATTCTGTCCTAGGGCTACCCAGATCTAACGATTCTAAAGCTGGGTTAAGTGTATGCTATTCATCACCCTACTATGACTATATCCCTGATGTGAATATGACTTTCCATATGCTTGGTGCAGATTATATTGTCGAAGGTAAACATAATTTCGTTCAATATACAGAATCTGGTCCGACTAAAATTGGAAATTTACTATGTCTGGCAATGTTAGATATGGATGAGGCTTCGGTTGCAGGTGTACCGGCCGTCCTTGGAAGTTTTCAGCAACAAGATTACCATATTCTGTATGACAACGCTAAGCAGAGGCTCTCCTTTACTCCCACCCGCTGCAGATCTCTGTATATGTCCTCTTACCTACAGTCCAAAGCTCCAATCCCTATCTTAGGGTGCCATTTCTTGTTACCGCTGCTGCTGCTTTATTTTGTAGCTTTCTCATTAACAGTATAA